One stretch of Daphnia pulicaria isolate SC F1-1A chromosome 6, SC_F0-13Bv2, whole genome shotgun sequence DNA includes these proteins:
- the LOC124341932 gene encoding meiosis regulator and mRNA stability factor 1-like isoform X3, whose product MYNLMMERSRSEMPAWTEAKSISSCFLCGSFSKVPCTPIGIFWDIENVRLPNCYHGMAVVEAIRQRFLVNYREAEFLVVCDVNKEKKELITNLNNAQVTVVHVSSTHKNACDEKLRQTMRRFADNIGTPCAIMLITSDVNFTTDLCDFKNRKNIHIILLHQILVSEALLLCSNEHYLFDDILEDVPFLVDANKENTDAVYLNVLNLPHFVPPSQIRQRVQQIAGNCGGKMVQLAGGRGIVRFNGTVAAQRALLRMEGEDVFGRKISVQFPPLQPSAGSRMQPNDLLVVHHHSKEMIEGACKRHFTPFPPPPNPAKVAPPRLLNLRPRCDNGEEKETVPSYEELCTELADQPSVDDTFHRAVLDADGPNRWDYYRTPSEYLVEKTPQGHRRIRAQHQSPFKSQENHAHDKDENRAAYIPFPAPATENLKPVFASTPSQPSLSPVQPPAYTSNTVSAIAVDLHVTNLDQSIGAKEMKTLISSVFKQHVMVMNVTVHLQNDGHLAAIVRVPSIQDAQYCVSQLHRRKLGSKRIMIAYDQNSHGLGSGRSVPTPLQIRAQVNALLAEIPQRRLPLFKFRELYEQRYTTSVSLADLHRLRDILHVTDDVHGRCVVFLQNQYQPSKVHQFSGEQFTRDVISVSRSSSSISEPELSVAEMPRCPLHDCIPNNVSHGWAEPEPSPELPLVYSTLHQIALHTHCLLQSHGGTIPLASLARCFEIEMGGLNVNEEKGVPLEHLISCVKGVGIVSVAGHKRLQWSGKNDQLQDNEPLQSLNPSLLPQMSLLCRELVDLLKMAPQSRIPFSKFIPAYHHHFGRQCRVADYGYTRLIDLLESLSHVVQILGEGTRRHVTLSHKAQMKRFTSDLLRNLKAQASKQMSVSIFATLYEKTLGRPFDPRDYGLCHLSDLLSQVAEASVVVMTTAEGEEIIALPKREQTLEEMERTKQFAVEVVELLKHAPQCKLDFAKFIPAYHHHFGRQCRVSDYGCQKLVELFETIPETVQVFEMDNEIEKYVQLTMKQRLKILSEQVTSLVRNHSAHQPLLLNYLPEAFRIHYGFALRPEQYNAVSLDELVGKLRNHVQVVYSERGAELSLIDQNSLSNSKFRVVTILYPVIDGSMPLHKLLEKYKEMNGHECPHSFLTDYMEDIVIVDSESKTEPIVRFVPIMLFSRQVHLLLNENGGRLLFANFESSYLERFGVQCRPSTYGQSSIMSLLQSIRHLVVIRGKGPRRVLTLHREMAGLIPPSVAQAPKPSWIKPPAHWLISPEEKIISRQEDKSPDKEGIYEDLKQFFNSAPASSVMFAPVPTFIPSVSWSPIWGMAMGIPLSVSPTYVSNTSFSPNWNASGTTSNYPCNYWFTAWHTPCTFPVPVTPVPSFTLTGASVEEIEETTSGPGIPPPASVLPRPSLIMASHVDKTPKSPVKSRIAAQFRTPAIKPLN is encoded by the exons ATGT ACAATTTAATGATGGAAAGAAGTAGAAGCGAAATGCCAGCTTGGACTGAAGCAAAATCTATTTCATCTTGCTTTCTTTGTGGTTCATTTTCTAAGGTTCCATGTACTCCTATTG GTATTTTCTGGGATATAGAAAATGTTAGATTACCCAACTGTTACCATGGAATGGCAGTTGTAGAAGCCATAAGACAACGATTTTTAGTGAATTATCGAGAAGCTGAATTTTTAGTTGTTTGTGAtgttaataaagaaaaaaaggaattgatcACCAATTTAAACAATGCTCAG GTCACTGTGGTACATGTCAGCAGTACACACAAG AACGCCTGCGACGAAAAGCTGAgacaaac TATGAGGCGTTTTGCGGACAATATTGGAACCCCGTGTGCCATAATGCTCATAACCTCCGATGTAAATTTTACTACAGATCTTTGTGATTTTAAGAATCGTAAAAATATTCATA TCATCCTTCTTCATCAGATATTAGTATCTGAGGCCTTGTTGTTATGCTCCAATGAGCACTATTTGTTTGATGATATTTTGGAAGATGTACCTTTTTTGGTAGATGCAAACAag GAAAACACCGATGCCGTATATTTGAACGTTTTAAATTTACCGCATTTTGTTCCACCATCCCAAATACGCCAGAGGGTTCAACAAATAGCAGGAAACTGTGGGGGGAAAATGGTTCAGCTGGCAGGTGGCCGAGGCATCGTTCGTTTCAATGGTACTGTTGCGGCTCAAAG AGCTCTGTTGCGGATGGAAGGTGAAGACGTTTTTGGCAGAAAAATATCTGTACAGTTTCCACCACTTCAACCTAGTGCCGGTTCTCGCATGCAGCCCAACGACCTGCTCGTCGTTCATCATCATTCTAAGGAAATGATTGAAGGAGCATGTAAGCGCCATTTTACACCTTTCCCTCCTCCACCTAACCCAGCCAAAGTGGCGCCTCCACGGCTCTTAAATCTTCGTCCACGTTGCGACAATGGAGAAGAGAAGGAAACTGTGCCCAGCTATGAAGAACTCTGCACTGAACTG GCTGATCAACCCAGTGTGGACGATACTTTTCATCGTGCCGTATTAGACGCTGATGGGCCCAACAGGTGGGACTATTACCGAACCCCCTCGGAATATCTAGTCGAGAAAACTCCTCAGGGCCATCGAAGGATACGTG CCCAACACCAATCGCCGTTCAAAAGTCAAGAAAATCATGCCCATGACAAGGACGAAAATCGTGCTGCCTACATTCCGTTTCCTGCTCCAGCCACTGAAAATCTCAAACCTGTCTTTGCCTCAACACCTTCACAGCCATCGTTGTCACCCGTGCAGCCTCCCGCCTATACGTCAAACACTGTATCTGCTATTGCCGTCGATCTACACGTTACTAATTTAGACCAAAGCATCGGTGCAAAGGAGATGAAGACGCTCATATCCTCTGTTTTCAAGCAGCACGTCATG GTCATGAATGTTACTGTTCATCTTCAGAATGATGGTCATCTTGCGGCCATAGTGCGCGTGCCATCCATTCAGGATGCCCAGTATTGCGTTTCCCAGCTTCATCGACGCAAATTAGGAAGCAAGCGAATTATGATTGCCTACGATCAGAATAGCCATGGCTTGGGGTCGGGAAGAAGTGTGCCAACACCTCTTCAAATCAG AGCTCAAGTAAATGCGCTTCTCGCCGAAATACCTCAACGTCGTCTTCCACTTTTCAAATTCCGTGAGTTGTATGAACAACGCTACACTACATCG GTGAGTTTAGCAGACCTTCATCGACTTCGCGATATTTTGCATGTCACAGACGACGTCCATGGAAGATGTGTAGTTTTTCTACAAAATCAATATCAACCTTCTAAAGTACATCAGTTTAGTGGCGAACAGTTTACTAGAGATGTAATCTCCGTATCCCGAAGTAGTTCTTCAATTTCCGAG cctGAACTTTCGGTGGCCGAAATGCCACGTTGTCCTCTTCACGATTGTATTCCAAACAATGTTTCCCATGGCTGGGCCGAGCCAGAACCTTCACCGGAACTTCCGTTGGTATACTCTACACTTCATCAAATTGCACTTCACACTCACTGTTTGTTGCAGTCACACGGAGGCACTATTCCATTGGCCAG TTTGGCACGCTGTTTTGAAATAGAAATGGGTGGCCTGAATGTAAATGAAGAGAAAGGAGTACCACTGGAACATCTCATCTCATGTGTAAAAGGAGTGGGCATAGTTTCTGTAGCTGGCCACAAACGATTACAGTGGTCAGGAAAAAACGATCAGTTGCAAGATAATG agcCCTTACAATCGCTGAATCCGTCCTTGCTTCCTCAGATGTCACTTCTCTGTCGAGAACTTGTAGATTTATTGAAAATGGCTCCACAATCTCGTATTCCTTTTTCCAAGTTCATTCCAGCTTATCACCATCATTTTGGTCGCCAATGTCGAGTAGCTGATTACGGATATACCCGTCTTATTGATTTGCTAGAATCTTTATCTCATGTTGTTCAG ATTTTAGGAGAAGGTACAAGACGACATGTCACTCTTAGCCACAAAGCACAGATGAAACGTTTTACATCCGATTTATTACGAAACTTGAAAGCCCAAGCCAGTAAACAGATGAGCGTTTCGATCTTCGCAACCCTTTATGAAAAGACACTTGGCCGTCCCTTCGATCCCAGAGACTATGGACTTTGCCATCTCAGTGATCTCTTATCGCAAGTTGCAGAAGCTTCAGTAGTCGTGATGACCACGGCTGAGGGAGAAGAAATAATCGCCTTACCGAAGCGCGAACAGACATTAGAGGAAATGGAGCGTACTAAGCAATTTGCAGTTGAG GTTGTCGAATTGTTGAAGCATGCTCCACAATGTAAACTAGACTTTGCTAAATTTATACCTGCCTATCACCATCACTTTGGTAGGCAGTGCCGCGTTTCAGACTACGGTTGCCAAAag cttGTAGAACTTTTCGAGACGATTCCGGAAACTGTTCAG GTTTTTGAGATGGataatgaaatagaaaagtaTGTACAGTTGACCATGAAACAACGTTTGAAGATTTTATCCGAGCAAGTTACATCTTTGGTTCGCAATCATTCTGCGCATCAACCCTTGTTGCTTAACTATTTGCCAGAGGCATTTCGCATCCATTACGGCTTTGCTTTAAGACCTGAGCAATATAATGCTGTAAGCTTAGATGAACTTGTTGGAAAACTAAGGAACCATGTTCAG GTTGTTTATTCAGAGAGGGGAGCCGAATTATCATTGATTGATCAAAACAGCCTTTCAAATTCCAAATTCCGAGTAGTTACTATTCTTTATCCAGTAATTGATGGGTCAATGCCATTACACAAGCTACTCGAAAAGTACAAAGAGATGAATGGTCATGAGTGTCCACATAGCTTTCTCACTGATTACATGGAGGATATAGTAATA GTTGATAGTGAGAGTAAAACAGAACCAATCGTCCGGTTTGTTCCTATCATGTTGTTTTCACGTCAAGTTCACTtacttttgaatgaaaatggaGGGCGTCTGTTGTTTGCTAACTTCGAGTCCAGTTATTTGGAGCGGTTTGGAGTCCAATGTCGACCCTCGACCTATGGCCAATCGAGCATCATGTCTCTTTTACAATCCATTCGTCATTTGGTCGTAATTCGCGGAAAGGGACCTAGACGTGTATTAACACTCCACAGAGAAATGGCAG GTTTGATCCCCCCTTCCGTAGCGCAAGCACCGAAACCATCATGGATCAAACCTCCAGCTCACTGGCTAATTTcaccggaagaaaaaataatttctcgtCAAGAAGATAAAAGTCCTGATAAAGAAGGGATATATGAAGATctcaaacaatttttcaactCGGCCCCTGCTTCTTCTGTT ATGTTCGCTCCTGTCCCGACTTTTATTCCTTCGGTATCTTGGAGTCCGATATGGGGCATGGCTATGGGCATCCCTTTAAGCGTGTCGCCGACGTACGTTTCTAACACAAGCTTCTCCCCGAACTGGAATGCCAGTGGTACAACATCAAATTACCCGTGCAATTACTGG tttACCGCATGGCATACTCCATGTACTTTTCCTGTACCCGTTACTCCTGTGCCTAGTTTTACTTTAACTGGAGCATCGGTGGAAGAA ATCGAAGAAACAACTTCTGGCCCAGGAATTCCTCCTCCCGCGTCAGTACTTCCACGGCCATCGCTGATCATGGCGTCTCATGTTGACAAAACACCAAAAAGTCCCGTGAAAAGTAGAATTGCTGCACAATTCCGTACTCCAGCAATCAAACCCCTTAACTAG
- the LOC124341932 gene encoding meiosis regulator and mRNA stability factor 1-like isoform X2, giving the protein MYNLMMERSRSEMPAWTEAKSISSCFLCGSFSKVPCTPIGIFWDIENVRLPNCYHGMAVVEAIRQRFLVNYREAEFLVVCDVNKEKKELITNLNNAQVTVVHVSSTHKNACDEKLRQTMRRFADNIGTPCAIMLITSDVNFTTDLCDFKNRKNIHIILLHQILVSEALLLCSNEHYLFDDILEDVPFLVDANKENTDAVYLNVLNLPHFVPPSQIRQRVQQIAGNCGGKMVQLAGGRGIVRFNGTVAAQRALLRMEGEDVFGRKISVQFPPLQPSAGSRMQPNDLLVVHHHSKEMIEGACKRHFTPFPPPPNPAKVAPPRLLNLRPRCDNGEEKETVPSYEELCTELADQPSVDDTFHRAVLDADGPNRWDYYRTPSEYLVEKTPQGHRRIRGNHKAQHQSPFKSQENHAHDKDENRAAYIPFPAPATENLKPVFASTPSQPSLSPVQPPAYTSNTVSAIAVDLHVTNLDQSIGAKEMKTLISSVFKQHVMVMNVTVHLQNDGHLAAIVRVPSIQDAQYCVSQLHRRKLGSKRIMIAYDQNSHGLGSGRSVPTPLQIRAQVNALLAEIPQRRLPLFKFRELYEQRYTTSVSLADLHRLRDILHVTDDVHGRCVVFLQNQYQPSKVHQFSGEQFTRDVISVSRSSSSISEPELSVAEMPRCPLHDCIPNNVSHGWAEPEPSPELPLVYSTLHQIALHTHCLLQSHGGTIPLASLARCFEIEMGGLNVNEEKGVPLEHLISCVKGVGIVSVAGHKRLQWSGKNDQLQDNEPLQSLNPSLLPQMSLLCRELVDLLKMAPQSRIPFSKFIPAYHHHFGRQCRVADYGYTRLIDLLESLSHVVQILGEGTRRHVTLSHKAQMKRFTSDLLRNLKAQASKQMSVSIFATLYEKTLGRPFDPRDYGLCHLSDLLSQVAEASVVVMTTAEGEEIIALPKREQTLEEMERTKQFAVVELLKHAPQCKLDFAKFIPAYHHHFGRQCRVSDYGCQKLVELFETIPETVQVFEMDNEIEKYVQLTMKQRLKILSEQVTSLVRNHSAHQPLLLNYLPEAFRIHYGFALRPEQYNAVSLDELVGKLRNHVQVVYSERGAELSLIDQNSLSNSKFRVVTILYPVIDGSMPLHKLLEKYKEMNGHECPHSFLTDYMEDIVIVDSESKTEPIVRFVPIMLFSRQVHLLLNENGGRLLFANFESSYLERFGVQCRPSTYGQSSIMSLLQSIRHLVVIRGKGPRRVLTLHREMAGLIPPSVAQAPKPSWIKPPAHWLISPEEKIISRQEDKSPDKEGIYEDLKQFFNSAPASSVMFAPVPTFIPSVSWSPIWGMAMGIPLSVSPTYVSNTSFSPNWNASGTTSNYPCNYWFTAWHTPCTFPVPVTPVPSFTLTGASVEEIEETTSGPGIPPPASVLPRPSLIMASHVDKTPKSPVKSRIAAQFRTPAIKPLN; this is encoded by the exons ATGT ACAATTTAATGATGGAAAGAAGTAGAAGCGAAATGCCAGCTTGGACTGAAGCAAAATCTATTTCATCTTGCTTTCTTTGTGGTTCATTTTCTAAGGTTCCATGTACTCCTATTG GTATTTTCTGGGATATAGAAAATGTTAGATTACCCAACTGTTACCATGGAATGGCAGTTGTAGAAGCCATAAGACAACGATTTTTAGTGAATTATCGAGAAGCTGAATTTTTAGTTGTTTGTGAtgttaataaagaaaaaaaggaattgatcACCAATTTAAACAATGCTCAG GTCACTGTGGTACATGTCAGCAGTACACACAAG AACGCCTGCGACGAAAAGCTGAgacaaac TATGAGGCGTTTTGCGGACAATATTGGAACCCCGTGTGCCATAATGCTCATAACCTCCGATGTAAATTTTACTACAGATCTTTGTGATTTTAAGAATCGTAAAAATATTCATA TCATCCTTCTTCATCAGATATTAGTATCTGAGGCCTTGTTGTTATGCTCCAATGAGCACTATTTGTTTGATGATATTTTGGAAGATGTACCTTTTTTGGTAGATGCAAACAag GAAAACACCGATGCCGTATATTTGAACGTTTTAAATTTACCGCATTTTGTTCCACCATCCCAAATACGCCAGAGGGTTCAACAAATAGCAGGAAACTGTGGGGGGAAAATGGTTCAGCTGGCAGGTGGCCGAGGCATCGTTCGTTTCAATGGTACTGTTGCGGCTCAAAG AGCTCTGTTGCGGATGGAAGGTGAAGACGTTTTTGGCAGAAAAATATCTGTACAGTTTCCACCACTTCAACCTAGTGCCGGTTCTCGCATGCAGCCCAACGACCTGCTCGTCGTTCATCATCATTCTAAGGAAATGATTGAAGGAGCATGTAAGCGCCATTTTACACCTTTCCCTCCTCCACCTAACCCAGCCAAAGTGGCGCCTCCACGGCTCTTAAATCTTCGTCCACGTTGCGACAATGGAGAAGAGAAGGAAACTGTGCCCAGCTATGAAGAACTCTGCACTGAACTG GCTGATCAACCCAGTGTGGACGATACTTTTCATCGTGCCGTATTAGACGCTGATGGGCCCAACAGGTGGGACTATTACCGAACCCCCTCGGAATATCTAGTCGAGAAAACTCCTCAGGGCCATCGAAGGATACGTGGTAACCACAAAG CCCAACACCAATCGCCGTTCAAAAGTCAAGAAAATCATGCCCATGACAAGGACGAAAATCGTGCTGCCTACATTCCGTTTCCTGCTCCAGCCACTGAAAATCTCAAACCTGTCTTTGCCTCAACACCTTCACAGCCATCGTTGTCACCCGTGCAGCCTCCCGCCTATACGTCAAACACTGTATCTGCTATTGCCGTCGATCTACACGTTACTAATTTAGACCAAAGCATCGGTGCAAAGGAGATGAAGACGCTCATATCCTCTGTTTTCAAGCAGCACGTCATG GTCATGAATGTTACTGTTCATCTTCAGAATGATGGTCATCTTGCGGCCATAGTGCGCGTGCCATCCATTCAGGATGCCCAGTATTGCGTTTCCCAGCTTCATCGACGCAAATTAGGAAGCAAGCGAATTATGATTGCCTACGATCAGAATAGCCATGGCTTGGGGTCGGGAAGAAGTGTGCCAACACCTCTTCAAATCAG AGCTCAAGTAAATGCGCTTCTCGCCGAAATACCTCAACGTCGTCTTCCACTTTTCAAATTCCGTGAGTTGTATGAACAACGCTACACTACATCG GTGAGTTTAGCAGACCTTCATCGACTTCGCGATATTTTGCATGTCACAGACGACGTCCATGGAAGATGTGTAGTTTTTCTACAAAATCAATATCAACCTTCTAAAGTACATCAGTTTAGTGGCGAACAGTTTACTAGAGATGTAATCTCCGTATCCCGAAGTAGTTCTTCAATTTCCGAG cctGAACTTTCGGTGGCCGAAATGCCACGTTGTCCTCTTCACGATTGTATTCCAAACAATGTTTCCCATGGCTGGGCCGAGCCAGAACCTTCACCGGAACTTCCGTTGGTATACTCTACACTTCATCAAATTGCACTTCACACTCACTGTTTGTTGCAGTCACACGGAGGCACTATTCCATTGGCCAG TTTGGCACGCTGTTTTGAAATAGAAATGGGTGGCCTGAATGTAAATGAAGAGAAAGGAGTACCACTGGAACATCTCATCTCATGTGTAAAAGGAGTGGGCATAGTTTCTGTAGCTGGCCACAAACGATTACAGTGGTCAGGAAAAAACGATCAGTTGCAAGATAATG agcCCTTACAATCGCTGAATCCGTCCTTGCTTCCTCAGATGTCACTTCTCTGTCGAGAACTTGTAGATTTATTGAAAATGGCTCCACAATCTCGTATTCCTTTTTCCAAGTTCATTCCAGCTTATCACCATCATTTTGGTCGCCAATGTCGAGTAGCTGATTACGGATATACCCGTCTTATTGATTTGCTAGAATCTTTATCTCATGTTGTTCAG ATTTTAGGAGAAGGTACAAGACGACATGTCACTCTTAGCCACAAAGCACAGATGAAACGTTTTACATCCGATTTATTACGAAACTTGAAAGCCCAAGCCAGTAAACAGATGAGCGTTTCGATCTTCGCAACCCTTTATGAAAAGACACTTGGCCGTCCCTTCGATCCCAGAGACTATGGACTTTGCCATCTCAGTGATCTCTTATCGCAAGTTGCAGAAGCTTCAGTAGTCGTGATGACCACGGCTGAGGGAGAAGAAATAATCGCCTTACCGAAGCGCGAACAGACATTAGAGGAAATGGAGCGTACTAAGCAATTTGCA GTTGTCGAATTGTTGAAGCATGCTCCACAATGTAAACTAGACTTTGCTAAATTTATACCTGCCTATCACCATCACTTTGGTAGGCAGTGCCGCGTTTCAGACTACGGTTGCCAAAag cttGTAGAACTTTTCGAGACGATTCCGGAAACTGTTCAG GTTTTTGAGATGGataatgaaatagaaaagtaTGTACAGTTGACCATGAAACAACGTTTGAAGATTTTATCCGAGCAAGTTACATCTTTGGTTCGCAATCATTCTGCGCATCAACCCTTGTTGCTTAACTATTTGCCAGAGGCATTTCGCATCCATTACGGCTTTGCTTTAAGACCTGAGCAATATAATGCTGTAAGCTTAGATGAACTTGTTGGAAAACTAAGGAACCATGTTCAG GTTGTTTATTCAGAGAGGGGAGCCGAATTATCATTGATTGATCAAAACAGCCTTTCAAATTCCAAATTCCGAGTAGTTACTATTCTTTATCCAGTAATTGATGGGTCAATGCCATTACACAAGCTACTCGAAAAGTACAAAGAGATGAATGGTCATGAGTGTCCACATAGCTTTCTCACTGATTACATGGAGGATATAGTAATA GTTGATAGTGAGAGTAAAACAGAACCAATCGTCCGGTTTGTTCCTATCATGTTGTTTTCACGTCAAGTTCACTtacttttgaatgaaaatggaGGGCGTCTGTTGTTTGCTAACTTCGAGTCCAGTTATTTGGAGCGGTTTGGAGTCCAATGTCGACCCTCGACCTATGGCCAATCGAGCATCATGTCTCTTTTACAATCCATTCGTCATTTGGTCGTAATTCGCGGAAAGGGACCTAGACGTGTATTAACACTCCACAGAGAAATGGCAG GTTTGATCCCCCCTTCCGTAGCGCAAGCACCGAAACCATCATGGATCAAACCTCCAGCTCACTGGCTAATTTcaccggaagaaaaaataatttctcgtCAAGAAGATAAAAGTCCTGATAAAGAAGGGATATATGAAGATctcaaacaatttttcaactCGGCCCCTGCTTCTTCTGTT ATGTTCGCTCCTGTCCCGACTTTTATTCCTTCGGTATCTTGGAGTCCGATATGGGGCATGGCTATGGGCATCCCTTTAAGCGTGTCGCCGACGTACGTTTCTAACACAAGCTTCTCCCCGAACTGGAATGCCAGTGGTACAACATCAAATTACCCGTGCAATTACTGG tttACCGCATGGCATACTCCATGTACTTTTCCTGTACCCGTTACTCCTGTGCCTAGTTTTACTTTAACTGGAGCATCGGTGGAAGAA ATCGAAGAAACAACTTCTGGCCCAGGAATTCCTCCTCCCGCGTCAGTACTTCCACGGCCATCGCTGATCATGGCGTCTCATGTTGACAAAACACCAAAAAGTCCCGTGAAAAGTAGAATTGCTGCACAATTCCGTACTCCAGCAATCAAACCCCTTAACTAG